A window from Suncus etruscus isolate mSunEtr1 chromosome 18, mSunEtr1.pri.cur, whole genome shotgun sequence encodes these proteins:
- the LOC125995751 gene encoding allatostatin-A receptor-like — MGLRPETNTTTPAGAEPVLRLIFAGFCGLILLVGFVANGFMLLVVGRGPGSPRPLLALTNSLMVNITLSDLLFLAFVVPVLMLSFLRPDWWLGPAICTISQAANNATRFCTFYSMVATALLRHAAVAHPHIALPASAAARLLLCGAMWVLGLTASLPNWLFQRVVRSGPGTQACLLLLNPAQTSCYFTLLGALAFLPCMLGLGCSFSHVGWLLRTHPCGPTGESIREHRENTGLILIVLVVFVLMWGPCSVLGYLSAEGGLPDTLGSFVASSLCTILAYSNCAASGPSSAHHGLADLSEAGEELLWGQRVSRLVGTWPLTEHIPLGRDKTLEVFVWEDSGPEGEGF; from the exons ATGGGACTCAGGCCAGAGACCAACACCACGACCCCCGCAGGGGCTGAGCCTGTCCTTCGACTCATCTTTGCTGGCTTCTGTGGCCTCATCCTGCTGGTGGGGTTTGTGGCCAACGGTTTCATGCTGCTGGTGGTGGGCCGGGGCCCGGGCAGCCCCCGCCCACTCCTCGCCTTGACTAACAGCCTCATGGTGAACATTACGCTATCCGATCTGCTCTTCCTGGCCTTCGTGGTGCCAGTGCTGATGCTTAGCTTCCTGCGGCCCGATTGGTGGCTGGGCCCAGCCATCTGCACCATCAGCCAGGCTGCCAACAATGCCACCAGGTTCTGCACCTTCTACAGCATGGTGGCCACAGCCCTGCTGCGCCACGCTGCAGTGGCCCATCCACACATAGCCCTCCCGGCCAGCGCCGCTGCTCGCCTACTACTCTGTGGGGCCATGTGGGTCCTGGGCCTCACTGCGTCACTGCCCAACTGGCTGTTCCAGAGAGTGGTGAGGTCAGGGCCGGGAACCCAGGCCTGTCTCCTGCTCCTGAATCCCGCACAGACCTCCTGCTACTTCACCCTGCTGGGGGCCCTGGCCttcctgccttgcatgctggggCTGGGCTGCTCTTTCAGCCATGTGGGCTGGCTGCTGAGGACTCATCCTTGTGGGCCCACAGGGGAGAGCATACGGGAGCATCGCGAGAACACAGGGCTCATCCTCATTGTGCTGGTGGTCTTCGTGCTGATGTGGGGCCCCTGCTCCGTGCTGGGCTATCTGTCGGCTGAGGGGGGCCTGCCCGACACCCTGGGGAGTTTTGTGGCTTCCAGCCTCTGCACAATCTTGGCCTATTCCAACTGTGCC GCCTCAGGGCCCTCCTCAGCTCACCATGGGCTGGCAGACCTCTCAGAGGCAGGGGAGGAGCTGCTGTGGGGACAGAGGGTGTCCCGCCTGGTAGGGACATGGCCCCTGACAGAGCATATCCCACTTGGCCGGGACAAGACCCTGGAGGTCTTTGTG TGGGAAGACTCAGGCCCAGAGGGGGAAGGCTTCTAA